In Anomaloglossus baeobatrachus isolate aAnoBae1 chromosome 3, aAnoBae1.hap1, whole genome shotgun sequence, one genomic interval encodes:
- the LOC142296792 gene encoding uncharacterized protein LOC142296792 isoform X2 — protein MERLANQQYKTMEKTTYSQSIRFLRKRVQWQPFNLFFRTNKKKNKPTRRSRRRRRLGDDVALTENLRNTILTFPSSIVHSLLDDASKPPMLLDKSALYVTLSTYCKPKGPRVIELSQLKRTNSNSYSFASTSKGLRFATTTILLSWVECLTISIPKNPLKRREKKIPSVILVHL, from the exons ATGGAACGATTGGCAAACCAGCAATACAAGACAATGGAGAAGACCACCTACTCACAATCAATCCGCTTCCTCAGGAAGCGAGTCCAGTGGCAGCCATTCAACCTCTTTTTTAGGACCAATAAAAAGAAGAACAAaccaacgaggaggtcgaggaggaggaggagactgggggATGACGTTGCGCtcacag AAAACTTGAGAAATACCATCCTCACCTTTCCTTCTTCCATCGTACACTCACTATTAGACG ATGCAAGTAAGCCCCCTATGCTTCTAGACAAAAGTGCATTATACGTGACCTTATCCACTTACTGTAAACCTAAG GGACCACGAGTTATTGAACTCTCCCAACTTAAAAGGACAAATTCCAATAGTTATTCATTTGCTAGCACGAGCAAG ggcttgcgttttgctactaccacaatccttctatcctgggtggagtgcctcaccatttctataccaaaaaaccccctaaaaaggagagagaaaaaaattccctctgtgatattagtTCATCTATGA
- the LOC142296792 gene encoding uncharacterized protein LOC142296792 isoform X1 has protein sequence MERLANQQYKTMEKTTYSQSIRFLRKRVQWQPFNLFFRTNKKKNKPTRRSRRRRRLGDDVALTENLRNTILTFPSSIVHSLLDEDSITHCYIPILKPADASKPPMLLDKSALYVTLSTYCKPKGPRVIELSQLKRTNSNSYSFASTSKGLRFATTTILLSWVECLTISIPKNPLKRREKKIPSVILVHL, from the exons ATGGAACGATTGGCAAACCAGCAATACAAGACAATGGAGAAGACCACCTACTCACAATCAATCCGCTTCCTCAGGAAGCGAGTCCAGTGGCAGCCATTCAACCTCTTTTTTAGGACCAATAAAAAGAAGAACAAaccaacgaggaggtcgaggaggaggaggagactgggggATGACGTTGCGCtcacag AAAACTTGAGAAATACCATCCTCACCTTTCCTTCTTCCATCGTACACTCACTATTAGACG aggactccattacccactgCTACATTCCTATACTAAAGCCTGCAG ATGCAAGTAAGCCCCCTATGCTTCTAGACAAAAGTGCATTATACGTGACCTTATCCACTTACTGTAAACCTAAG GGACCACGAGTTATTGAACTCTCCCAACTTAAAAGGACAAATTCCAATAGTTATTCATTTGCTAGCACGAGCAAG ggcttgcgttttgctactaccacaatccttctatcctgggtggagtgcctcaccatttctataccaaaaaaccccctaaaaaggagagagaaaaaaattccctctgtgatattagtTCATCTATGA